A single Loxodonta africana isolate mLoxAfr1 chromosome 24, mLoxAfr1.hap2, whole genome shotgun sequence DNA region contains:
- the FLRT3 gene encoding leucine-rich repeat transmembrane protein FLRT3 yields the protein MISPAWSIFLMGTKIGLFLQVAPLSVVAKSCPSVCRCDAGFIYCNDRFLTSIPTGIPEDATTLYLQNNQINNAGIPSDLKNLQKVERIYLYHNSLDEFPTNLPKYVKELHLQENNIRTITYDSLSKIPYLEELHLDDNSVSAVSIEEGAFRDSNYLRLLFLSRNHLSTIPWGLPRTIEELRLDDNRISTISSPSLQGLTSLKRLVLDGNLLNNHGLGDKVFFNLVNLTELSLVRNSLTAAPVNLPGTNLRKLYLQDNHINRVPPNAFSYLRQLYRLDMSNNNLSNLPQGIFDDLDNITQLILRNNPWYCGCKMKWVRDWLQSLPVKVNVRGLMCQAPEKVRGMAIKDLNAELFDCKDSGVVSTIQITTVIPNTGYPAQGQWPAPVTKQPDIKNPKLTKDQRTTGSPARKTVIITVKSVTSETIHISWKLALPMTALRLSWLKLGHSPAFGSITETIVTGDRSEYFITALEPDSPYRVCMVPMETSNLYLFDETPVCIETETAPLRMYNPTTTLNREQEKEPYKNPNLSLAAIIGGAVALVTISLLALVCWYVHRNGSLFSRNCAYSKGRRRKDDYAEAGTKKDNSILEIRETSFQMLPISNEPISKEEFVIHTIFPPNGMNLYKNNHSESSSNRSYRDSGIPDSDHSHS from the coding sequence ATGATCAGCCCAGCCTGGAGCATCTTCCTCATGGGGACTAAAATTGGGCTATTCCTTCAGGTGGCACCTCTATCGGTCGTGGCTAAATCCTGTCCATCTGTATGTCGCTGTGACGCAGGTTTCATTTACTGTAATGATCGATTTCTGACATCCATCCCAACTGGAATACCAGAGGATGCTACAACTCTCTACCTTCAGAACAACCAAATAAATAATGCTGGGATTCCCTCAGATTTGAAAAACTTGcaaaaagtagaaagaatatACCTATACCACAACAGCTTAGATGAATTTCCTACCAACCTCCCAAAGTATGTAAAAGAATTACACTTGCAAGAAAATAACATAAGGACTATCACTTATGATTCACTTTCAAAAATTCCATATCTGGAAGAATTACATTTAGATGATAATTCTGTCTCAGCTGTTAGCATTGAAGAGGGGGCATTTCGAGACAGCAACTATCTCCGACTGCTTTTCCTGTCCCGTAACCACCTTAGCACAATCCCCTGGGGTTTGCCCAGGACTATAGAAGAGCTACGCTTGGATGATAATCGTATATCCACTATTTCATCACCATCTCTTCAAGGTCTTACCAGCCTAAAACGCTTGGTTTTAGATGGAAACCTTTTGAACAACCATGGCTTAGGTGACAAAGTTTTCTTCAACCTAGTCAACTTAACAGAATTGTCACTAGTGCGAAATTCCTTGACTGCTGCACCAGTAAACCTTCCAGGTACAAACCTGAGGAAGCTTTATCTTCAAGATAATCACATCAATCGGGTTCCCCCAAATGCTTTTTCTTATCTAAGGCAGCTGTATCGACTTGATATGTCCAATAATAACCTAAGTAATTTACCTCAGGGTATCTTTGATGATTTGGACAACATAACCCAACTAATTCTTCGCAACAATCCCTGGTATTGTGGGTGCAAGATGAAATGGGTACGTGACTGGTTACAATCACTACCTGTGAAGGTCAACGTGCGTGGCCTCATGTGCCAAGCTCCAGAAAAAGTCCGAGGGATGGCTATCAAGGATCTTAATGCGGAGCTATTTGATTGTAAGGACAGTGGGGTTGTAAGTACCATTCAGATAACCACTGTAATACCTAACACAGGGTATCCTGCTCAAGGCCAATGGCCAGCACCAGTGACCAAACAGCCGGACATTAAGAACCCCAAGCTCACTAAGGATCAGCGAACCACAGGGAGCCCAGCACGAAAAACAGTTATAATTACTGTGAAATCTGTCACCTCTGAGACAATTCATATCTCTTGGAAACTTGCCCTACCCATGACTGCTTTAAGACTCAGCTGGCTCAAACTGGGCCATAGCCCAGCATTTGGATCTATAACAGAAACAATAGTAACAGGGGATCGCAGTGAATACTTCATCACAGCCCTGGAGCCCGATTCACCCTATCGAGTATGCATGGTTCCCATGGAAACCAGTAACCTCTACCTATTTGATGAAACTCCTGTTTGTATTGAGACTGAAACTGCACCCCTTAGAATGTACAACCCTACGACCACCCTCAATCGAGAGCAAGAGAAAGAACCTTACAAAAACCCCAATTTATCTTTGGCTGCCATCATCGGTGGGGCTGTGGCCCTGGTGACCATTTCCCTTCTTGCTTTAGTGTGCTGGTATGTTCATAGAAATGGCTCACTTTTCTCAAGGAACTGTGCATACAGCaaagggaggaggagaaaggacGACTATGCGGAAGCTGGCACTAAGAAAGACAACTCTATCCTGGAAATCAGGGAGACTTCTTTTCAGATGTTACCAATAAGCAATGAACCAATCTCAAAGGAGGAGTTTGTAATACACACCATATTTCCTCCTAATGGGATGAATCTGTACAAAAACAATCACAGTGAGAGCAGTAGTAACCGAAGCTACAGAGACAGTGGTATTCCAGACTCAGATCACTCGCACTCATGA